Proteins encoded together in one Lathyrus oleraceus cultivar Zhongwan6 chromosome 5, CAAS_Psat_ZW6_1.0, whole genome shotgun sequence window:
- the LOC127081515 gene encoding uncharacterized protein LOC127081515, whose product MGPFPPSCGKNYILVAVDYVSKWVEVVALPTNDAKVVVTFLNNNIFSRFEVPRALISDEGTHFLNKLVENLLKNYNVKHKIATPYHPQTSGQVEVSNKQIRQILEKILVHGKACHLPLELEHKAFWASKFLNYDLAKTGNLKSRWSGSFVLHNVFPHGAIELKNTNNGDTFKVNGQRMKHYYKGQESGRSDYVAKGAKASGIQNPYFRYAQKVLDFTLFGRGDSTGVAT is encoded by the exons ATGGGGCCATTTCCACCATCCTGTGGGAAAAATTACATCTTGGTAGCAGTTGATTATGTATCAAAGTGGGTGGAAGTTGTGGCATTGCCCACCAATGACGCTAAAGTGGTGGTGACATTTCTGAATAACAATATCTTTTCGAGATTCGAGGTGCCAAGAGCACTTATTAGCGATGAAGGCACTCACTTTTTAAACAAACTGGTGGAGAATCTGCTAAAGAACTATAATGTTAAACATAAGATCGCCACTCCGTATCACCCTCAAACGAGTGGCCAGGTCGAAGTGTCCAACAAGCAGATCAGACAAATATTGGAAAAGATT TTGGTTCatggtaaagcttgtcacttGCCACTAGAGTTGGAGCACAAAGCATTTTGGGCATCCAAATTCTTGAATTATGATCTAGCTAAAACAG GAAATTTGAAATCCAGGTGGTCGGGCTCGTTCGTGCTTCACAATGTGTTTCCCCATGGAGCTATCGAACTGAAAAATACAAATAATGGGGATACCTTTAAGGTAAATGGACAAAGGATGAAACACTACTACAAGGGACAAGAAAGTG GACGATCTGACTATGTGGCTAAAGGGGCGAAGGCATCAGGCATTCAAAATCCCTATTTCAGGTATGCCCAGAAGGTGCTGGATTTCACACTTTTTGGCAGGGGTGATAGCACAGGTGTAGCCACCTAG